The following are from one region of the Petrotoga mobilis SJ95 genome:
- the recJ gene encoding single-stranded-DNA-specific exonuclease RecJ, with product MESKWKVFWDPKASYYQQKDKVAKTLSSALGISDFLAKLLVSRNIETPEEGDKFLNHLELESFDPYLMKDMSKAVEILKQIKEKKEKVAIFGDYDVDGVTATSVLYLGLKKIGYDVTSYIPSRIEEGYSLNVKAIEELKSKNYNNIITVDCGTTSIQEIEYAKSLGMKVIVTDHHLPQENLPKADAILNPKREDDKYPFKDLAGVGVTFKLLQALYKSYDNSLDPFEYIDLVAVGTIADIVSITSENRYLVKIGLNKLKTNPTKGLKYLLDELKIVDSEINSRTITFKVAPKINAAGRMSDARSAFNLLIEKDEEKLKKAVSELLRLNSKRQSTEKEIYLYSLSLLDLYPEYKKDPVLVLSGEDWHMGVLGIVASKLSNQFNKPVLMISKNQEMGKGSGRSPQGIDLMELLLKVNERGIFEEFGGHKFAAGFSILSKNIEALRKEINEVYKELYGDKKLTSQIDVDMEIEGIWETMFEDINKLEPFGYGNQEPVFLIKNAKLENIRFFRNGSQSFSGTLNKDSLIIDILGYDLGYRLSELTENSKKDLFTDLVGTFRIENSYNLKNSYVKFYLQDLMVNKEIQQGETAKLNFASNVLHDELNKIMNIEILNDNLTRNKVAMFLPSKIKNDSLLKKVQLSLEEHQKLIIVSATNSLLEHIYKIINTYFPENLLYFNNQYILTPELISNYSVIFVTVPKFIKNRELLDSMQAEIIIDEPFYSLFHPVVRKVPEYQQFRKYALQKSKISIFSSIYSEELKELLKRAGFKILISFSNNNSFEVVRERNNILGLLKDYTNERNGKILVLNDYERQKSLVRLLDEKLQVDENDIRLFNHSMSFREKLISREKFKNEKANFYITSFSNNGIAFEVKQFSPILIIVDVPKTDIELLDLVSTWMKKTQRTTIILAYNNRFKVKLLYEYSRKYPSFKVLKLVYDFIADGHYKVEEIQNSLLKGDKSLSETVLNVMEDAGLIKVNEEEVEILNNFNLKDLRESSNFKENILDNWILKNSINFYENLDTRELIEFLKGNPKEGARSL from the coding sequence ATGGAGAGTAAATGGAAGGTTTTTTGGGACCCAAAGGCTTCTTATTATCAACAAAAAGATAAAGTTGCAAAAACCTTATCTAGTGCTTTGGGAATTTCCGACTTTTTGGCAAAATTATTAGTATCTAGAAATATTGAAACACCCGAAGAGGGAGATAAGTTTTTGAACCATTTAGAATTGGAAAGCTTTGACCCTTATTTGATGAAGGATATGTCAAAAGCCGTAGAAATTCTCAAACAAATTAAAGAAAAAAAGGAAAAAGTGGCGATCTTCGGTGATTACGACGTTGATGGGGTAACTGCAACTTCAGTTTTGTATCTTGGCTTAAAAAAAATAGGTTACGATGTAACTTCTTACATTCCATCTAGAATAGAAGAAGGTTACAGCCTAAACGTTAAAGCTATAGAAGAGTTAAAAAGCAAAAATTATAATAATATTATTACTGTTGATTGTGGTACAACATCCATACAAGAAATTGAATATGCGAAAAGTCTTGGAATGAAAGTTATAGTTACCGATCATCATTTACCCCAAGAAAATCTCCCAAAAGCTGATGCAATATTGAATCCAAAGAGGGAAGATGACAAATATCCTTTCAAAGACCTGGCAGGAGTAGGCGTAACTTTTAAATTGCTACAAGCCTTATACAAAAGTTACGATAATTCTTTAGACCCCTTTGAATATATAGATCTGGTGGCAGTGGGTACTATTGCTGACATAGTATCGATAACTTCGGAAAATCGATACTTGGTTAAGATAGGATTGAACAAGTTAAAGACTAATCCAACCAAAGGCTTAAAATATTTGCTCGATGAATTGAAAATAGTTGATTCTGAGATAAATTCGCGCACCATCACTTTTAAAGTTGCTCCGAAGATAAACGCTGCTGGAAGAATGTCAGACGCAAGGTCTGCGTTTAATTTGTTGATTGAGAAAGATGAAGAAAAATTAAAAAAGGCGGTTTCAGAATTACTCCGACTAAATTCAAAAAGACAAAGTACTGAAAAGGAAATCTATCTGTACTCTTTAAGTTTGTTAGATTTGTACCCTGAATACAAAAAGGATCCGGTATTGGTATTAAGCGGCGAAGACTGGCATATGGGAGTTCTTGGGATAGTGGCTTCCAAACTATCAAATCAATTCAATAAACCCGTTTTGATGATATCAAAAAATCAAGAAATGGGTAAAGGTTCAGGAAGAAGTCCTCAGGGCATAGATTTAATGGAGCTCCTTCTCAAAGTCAATGAAAGAGGGATTTTTGAAGAGTTCGGCGGTCATAAGTTTGCTGCAGGTTTTTCCATTCTTTCTAAAAATATAGAAGCTTTGAGAAAGGAGATTAACGAGGTTTACAAGGAGTTATATGGAGATAAAAAATTAACGTCTCAAATTGATGTGGATATGGAAATAGAAGGAATATGGGAAACGATGTTTGAAGATATAAACAAGTTAGAACCTTTTGGGTATGGGAATCAAGAACCAGTTTTTTTGATAAAAAACGCTAAATTAGAAAACATAAGATTCTTTCGTAACGGTTCTCAAAGTTTTTCAGGAACGCTCAATAAAGATTCCTTAATCATAGATATTTTAGGTTACGATTTGGGATACAGATTAAGCGAGCTAACAGAGAATAGTAAAAAAGACCTATTTACAGATCTTGTGGGTACCTTTAGAATAGAGAACTCTTATAATTTAAAAAATAGTTACGTTAAATTTTACTTGCAAGATTTGATGGTTAATAAGGAAATACAACAAGGTGAAACTGCAAAATTGAACTTTGCATCTAATGTTCTTCATGATGAGCTGAACAAGATCATGAATATAGAAATATTAAACGATAATTTAACTAGAAATAAGGTAGCGATGTTTCTTCCGAGTAAGATCAAAAACGATTCTTTACTGAAAAAAGTTCAGTTATCATTAGAAGAGCATCAAAAGTTGATAATTGTTTCTGCAACAAATAGTTTATTGGAACATATATATAAGATAATAAACACTTATTTTCCTGAGAATTTATTATATTTTAACAATCAATACATCCTTACACCAGAACTTATATCTAATTATAGTGTGATATTCGTTACAGTACCCAAATTTATTAAAAATCGTGAATTACTTGATTCTATGCAAGCTGAAATTATTATTGACGAACCCTTCTATTCATTATTTCATCCGGTAGTGAGAAAAGTTCCTGAATATCAGCAATTTAGAAAATATGCTCTTCAAAAGTCTAAAATTAGTATTTTTAGTTCTATTTACAGCGAAGAGCTAAAAGAATTATTAAAAAGAGCAGGATTTAAAATCCTTATATCTTTCTCTAATAATAATAGTTTTGAAGTGGTTAGAGAAAGAAACAATATTCTGGGACTTTTGAAGGATTATACAAATGAAAGAAATGGCAAAATATTGGTTTTGAACGATTATGAGAGGCAAAAATCTTTAGTGAGACTGTTAGACGAAAAATTACAAGTTGATGAGAACGATATAAGACTTTTCAACCACTCAATGAGTTTTAGGGAAAAACTTATTTCTAGAGAAAAATTTAAAAATGAAAAAGCTAATTTTTATATAACTTCTTTTTCTAACAACGGTATAGCGTTTGAGGTTAAACAATTTTCTCCAATTTTGATTATTGTGGATGTTCCAAAGACGGACATAGAGCTTTTAGACCTGGTTTCTACATGGATGAAAAAAACTCAAAGAACAACTATCATATTGGCTTACAATAATCGGTTCAAAGTTAAATTACTTTACGAGTATTCAAGAAAATATCCATCTTTCAAAGTATTAAAACTAGTCTATGATTTTATAGCCGACGGTCATTACAAAGTAGAGGAGATACAAAATTCTCTTTTGAAGGGTGATAAATCGTTATCAGAGACCGTTTTAAACGTGATGGAAGATGCAGGGTTGATAAAGGTGAATGAAGAAGAAGTAGAAATATTGAATAATTTTAATCTAAAGGATTTACGTGAAAGTTCCAATTTTAAGGAAAATATATTAGATAATTGGATATTGAAAAATTCCATAAATTTCTATGAAAATTTAGACACAAGAGAATTAATTGAGTTCTTGAAAGGTAATCCTAAAGAAGGAGCAAGAAGTTTATAA
- a CDS encoding tetratricopeptide repeat protein: MKNILLIILLSTLSIFSWALTLEEIENLSKNPATLELSWEYFLEYIIENPSDARITDTGSLISAKISLFNKYRNYNFANFIISEDLKNFCINLGVIGTNFSIPEDDTNKILFIFPEIVPILNNIFNTGNFEESYYKYLYKLEGLKEHLQVNSYETFIKTTISNSLSSPIYFDEDLERFIEVFVPANNYILFEKLISESKYLVDEDKYLGAYKLLTFLNKHNSINESIVTYSQLKNYFSLKQKLTSLNDQVFFVEKQELSSFISEVYKVGEDLKALTIEKNLLYNIFLPLLKALNSKLENIQEKVPVVDENFENLSFSFNEQINAEILKLQMHITRIENLPIVVESDKATLVEQPTDSQEASARRIFVYFLLSILGTFIVIFLYFELYPSYSKINFLCTLKLGRYAAHLAEKLILKNPEDYKAFLILAKSYEVAGKYNASINAYKTALKLKDKTKEGE; the protein is encoded by the coding sequence GTGAAAAATATATTATTGATAATTCTTCTTTCTACTCTATCTATTTTTTCATGGGCTTTAACTCTCGAAGAAATAGAAAATCTTTCAAAAAACCCTGCAACTCTGGAATTGTCATGGGAATATTTTTTAGAGTACATTATAGAAAATCCCAGTGATGCTAGAATTACAGATACAGGTTCATTGATATCAGCTAAAATCTCTTTGTTTAACAAATATAGAAATTATAATTTTGCCAACTTTATTATTTCTGAAGACTTAAAAAATTTTTGCATTAACTTGGGAGTAATAGGCACCAATTTTTCCATTCCAGAAGATGATACCAATAAAATTTTATTCATCTTTCCTGAAATTGTCCCTATTTTGAATAACATATTTAACACAGGGAATTTTGAAGAATCTTATTATAAATATTTGTATAAATTAGAAGGATTGAAAGAACATTTACAAGTAAATTCCTATGAAACCTTCATCAAAACAACTATAAGTAATTCTCTTTCTTCTCCAATTTATTTCGATGAAGACCTTGAAAGATTCATTGAAGTTTTTGTACCAGCTAATAATTATATCTTGTTTGAAAAGCTTATTTCTGAATCCAAATATCTAGTCGATGAAGATAAGTACCTAGGAGCATATAAACTACTGACATTTTTAAACAAACACAACTCAATAAATGAATCTATAGTTACATATTCTCAACTTAAAAATTATTTTTCTTTGAAACAGAAATTAACTTCATTAAACGACCAGGTTTTCTTTGTCGAAAAACAAGAACTGTCTTCTTTTATATCTGAAGTGTACAAAGTTGGAGAGGATTTAAAGGCACTTACTATAGAAAAAAATTTACTTTACAACATATTTTTGCCGTTATTAAAAGCTTTGAATTCTAAATTAGAAAATATACAAGAAAAAGTACCTGTCGTTGATGAAAACTTTGAAAACTTGTCATTCTCTTTCAACGAACAAATAAATGCCGAGATTTTGAAATTGCAAATGCATATTACGAGAATAGAAAACTTGCCCATTGTGGTAGAAAGTGACAAAGCAACTTTGGTAGAACAACCAACAGACTCACAAGAAGCATCAGCAAGAAGAATCTTTGTTTATTTTTTGCTTTCCATTTTAGGTACCTTTATTGTAATTTTCTTGTATTTTGAATTGTACCCCTCTTATTCAAAAATCAACTTTTTATGTACATTGAAATTAGGGAGATATGCTGCTCATTTGGCGGAAAAACTCATTTTAAAAAATCCGGAAGATTACAAGGCGTTTCTAATTTTGGCAAAATCATATGAAGTTGCAGGGAAGTATAACGCATCAATCAACGCATACAAAACTGCCTTAAAATTAAAAGACAAAACAAAAGAAGGTGAATAA
- the tsaB gene encoding tRNA (adenosine(37)-N6)-threonylcarbamoyltransferase complex dimerization subunit type 1 TsaB has product MNFLVISTTLKNILVVLKDEKNNIYSRTLTENKSGNYLANAIKEVAEESKTNIKNIDEFGIDIGPGSFTGIRVAISTLQGLLIDNPEKEVYTFFSSDVLYRSAVNNNPNLKEKKLAVLKRARENAAYASIYENGKRTFGPQMVFGEFLRDSMNHCILINEEAEYFKNKYKLENEVLYSNIDEKSLIEEVIKGKRVKIKNLEPLYLQKPLAVENLEKQKNKIGQ; this is encoded by the coding sequence TTGAATTTTTTAGTAATTTCAACTACTCTAAAAAATATACTCGTTGTATTAAAAGATGAAAAGAATAATATTTATTCAAGGACTTTGACTGAGAATAAATCCGGTAATTACCTTGCTAACGCGATCAAGGAAGTAGCAGAAGAATCAAAAACAAATATAAAAAATATAGATGAATTTGGTATAGATATAGGTCCCGGATCTTTCACCGGGATCAGAGTAGCTATTTCTACTTTACAAGGGCTTTTAATAGATAACCCAGAAAAAGAAGTTTATACCTTTTTCTCTTCTGATGTTTTGTACCGTTCCGCTGTGAATAACAATCCCAATCTTAAGGAAAAAAAGTTGGCTGTCTTGAAAAGAGCCCGAGAAAATGCCGCATATGCATCTATATACGAAAACGGGAAAAGAACCTTTGGCCCACAAATGGTCTTTGGAGAGTTTTTAAGAGATTCTATGAACCACTGTATTTTGATAAATGAAGAAGCAGAATATTTTAAAAACAAATACAAACTGGAAAATGAAGTACTTTATTCAAACATTGATGAAAAGTCTCTAATTGAAGAAGTTATCAAAGGAAAGAGAGTAAAAATAAAAAACTTGGAACCTCTTTATCTTCAAAAACCTTTAGCGGTTGAAAATTTAGAAAAGCAAAAAAACAAAATAGGTCAATGA
- a CDS encoding metal-dependent hydrolase: MPNFKTHILSGIFGFPVFFLVFNFVYSHLFYEVYYVSSEIVISYFLFVVGSDFPDIDHQNSFINRLLRLFLIFGSVYYLFEYDFLYKEYLPFPYNLSNFIIIVLGTLVGLLLGILFNKLSKHRGLWHSFLTGGILSFLIYLLNIKYRTPINILYSLSYFVGFSLHIILDKDFKTK; encoded by the coding sequence ATGCCTAATTTTAAAACTCACATATTAAGCGGTATTTTTGGATTTCCTGTATTTTTTTTAGTGTTCAATTTTGTTTATAGTCATTTGTTTTACGAGGTTTATTATGTTTCCAGTGAAATCGTGATTTCCTATTTTCTCTTTGTTGTTGGGAGTGATTTCCCAGATATTGACCACCAAAACTCTTTTATAAACAGATTATTGAGGTTGTTTTTAATTTTTGGAAGTGTATACTATCTCTTTGAATATGATTTCTTGTATAAAGAATATCTACCTTTTCCTTATAACCTTTCTAATTTTATTATAATAGTTTTAGGCACTTTAGTTGGATTACTTTTAGGGATACTTTTTAACAAACTATCGAAACATAGAGGATTGTGGCATTCATTTTTAACTGGTGGTATACTCTCTTTCCTTATTTACTTACTTAATATAAAATATAGAACCCCTATAAACATACTTTACAGTTTGAGTTATTTTGTAGGTTTCTCATTGCATATTATTTTAGATAAGGATTTTAAAACAAAATAG
- a CDS encoding redox-sensing transcriptional repressor Rex has protein sequence MKSPKVPKPTIKRLAMYNRFLRELREEGIPKTSSHEIAEALNIKASQVRKDLSYFGEFGKRGVGYDVENLCLKIHKILGTERVWNVAIIGVGNLGRAISHYPELEKYKFKIVAAYDVDKRKINSILLPGIPIKHIKELKNKNDELDFEIAILTVPSNVAQEVANILIEAGVKGILNFAPVTLNSDDRVVIENVDFVISLKTLTYEIVSKYD, from the coding sequence ATGAAATCACCAAAAGTGCCTAAACCTACAATAAAAAGATTAGCCATGTACAACAGATTTTTAAGGGAGTTACGCGAGGAAGGGATACCGAAGACCTCTTCTCATGAGATTGCAGAGGCTCTCAACATAAAGGCTTCTCAAGTTAGAAAAGATCTGTCTTATTTCGGTGAGTTTGGAAAGAGGGGCGTAGGCTACGATGTAGAAAATCTGTGTTTAAAGATTCATAAGATTTTAGGAACAGAAAGAGTTTGGAATGTTGCAATTATCGGAGTAGGAAACCTGGGCAGAGCTATTTCTCATTATCCAGAATTAGAAAAATACAAGTTTAAAATAGTTGCGGCGTACGATGTTGACAAAAGGAAAATCAATTCTATTTTGTTACCTGGTATTCCAATAAAACATATCAAAGAACTAAAAAATAAAAACGATGAGCTTGATTTTGAAATTGCAATATTAACTGTTCCGTCAAATGTGGCTCAAGAGGTTGCAAATATATTAATAGAAGCCGGTGTAAAAGGTATATTGAATTTTGCCCCAGTAACTTTGAACTCTGATGATCGTGTGGTTATTGAGAATGTAGATTTTGTTATTTCTCTTAAAACGTTAACGTACGAAATAGTCAGTAAATACGACTAA
- the leuS gene encoding leucine--tRNA ligase: MEKTYNPQEIERKWQRNWQEKDAFKVSNEEYHKKYYDLVMFPYPSGTLHVGHVKNYVIGDVIARYKRMRGYNVMHPFGFDAFGLPAENAAIEKGNIHPEDWTMQNINIIRNQIKKLGISYNWEREVITCKEDYYKWTQWIFLQLYKNGLAYKKKAPVNWCPNCKTVLANEQVVNGKCERCGTVVEIKQLEQWYFKITDYAEKLLYDLEKLSGWPENVKIMQKNWIGKSVGAEVEFNLDNGKGSLRVFTTRPDTLWGVTFMALAPESPLVEELTTPENSEKVNQFLQRVSLQDRFKRTAEGAEKEGVFTGSYAINPVNGEKIPIYVANYILYEYGTGAIMAVPAHDQRDFEFAKKYDLPIRIVIMPEGDELTEENLEKAYIGEGVLVNSGEFTGLDNQTAIREVSQWLEDKKIGKVVTQYKLRDWLISRQRYWGAPIPVVYCEKCGVVPVPEKDLPVKLPRDVAFEPTGKSPLIDHPDFKETTCPKCGGKAKREVDTMDTFVDSSWYYLRYVNPKLEDKPFNKEDVDNWLPVDQYIGGVEHAILHLLYSRFITKVLKDLGYVSFDEPFKNLFTQGMIYRNGAKMSKSKGNVVSPEEMIEKYGTDALRTYILFMAPPERDAEWNDSGIEGTYRFLNKVWNTYMKIQDKIIHLENKPNYPLKNKSEKDLRRKLHQTIEKITSDIEGNFQFNTAVSSLMELLNELNSYLNNTDDKDWNLNLLKEFSEDFVLMLSPIAPHISEELWKNFGKDEFIFKASWPEIDKNALKAEEITLAVQINGKLRAQITVDVSLNEDEVKSYALEDDKVQKYISGKKIQKIIYVPKKIINIVVK, from the coding sequence ATGGAAAAAACTTACAACCCACAAGAGATAGAGAGAAAATGGCAAAGAAACTGGCAAGAAAAAGATGCTTTTAAAGTGTCGAATGAAGAGTACCATAAAAAATATTATGATTTGGTAATGTTTCCTTACCCTTCGGGGACGCTACATGTTGGTCATGTAAAAAACTATGTTATTGGCGACGTTATAGCTAGGTACAAAAGGATGAGAGGGTACAATGTCATGCATCCATTTGGTTTTGATGCGTTTGGGTTGCCTGCAGAAAATGCTGCGATAGAAAAGGGGAACATTCATCCTGAAGATTGGACTATGCAAAACATCAATATCATCAGAAATCAAATTAAAAAGTTAGGTATTAGCTATAATTGGGAAAGAGAAGTTATAACGTGTAAGGAAGATTATTACAAATGGACACAATGGATTTTTTTACAATTGTATAAAAATGGATTGGCTTACAAGAAAAAAGCACCTGTTAATTGGTGTCCAAACTGCAAAACCGTTCTTGCGAATGAACAGGTTGTTAACGGAAAATGTGAAAGATGCGGAACCGTTGTGGAAATAAAACAATTAGAACAATGGTATTTCAAAATAACAGACTACGCTGAAAAGTTACTGTATGATTTGGAAAAATTGAGTGGATGGCCTGAGAATGTCAAAATAATGCAGAAAAATTGGATAGGTAAAAGTGTAGGAGCAGAAGTAGAATTTAACCTTGATAATGGCAAAGGAAGCTTGAGAGTTTTCACTACCAGGCCTGATACCTTGTGGGGGGTTACCTTCATGGCATTAGCTCCCGAATCACCTCTTGTAGAGGAGTTAACAACTCCAGAAAATAGTGAGAAAGTAAATCAATTTTTGCAAAGAGTAAGTTTGCAAGATAGGTTTAAAAGAACCGCTGAGGGAGCTGAAAAGGAAGGTGTTTTCACTGGAAGTTACGCAATAAATCCTGTGAATGGAGAAAAGATTCCTATTTACGTAGCGAATTATATTTTGTATGAATATGGTACCGGAGCGATTATGGCTGTTCCCGCACATGATCAAAGAGACTTTGAATTCGCGAAAAAATACGATCTTCCAATAAGAATTGTTATTATGCCGGAAGGTGACGAGTTGACTGAAGAAAATCTAGAAAAAGCCTACATTGGTGAAGGGGTTTTGGTAAATTCTGGAGAATTTACAGGGTTAGATAATCAAACAGCAATTAGGGAAGTCTCTCAATGGTTAGAAGACAAAAAGATCGGAAAAGTTGTCACTCAGTACAAATTGAGAGATTGGCTTATATCAAGGCAAAGGTACTGGGGAGCTCCTATTCCCGTTGTATATTGTGAAAAATGTGGGGTAGTTCCTGTGCCTGAAAAGGATTTGCCCGTAAAACTTCCTAGAGATGTCGCGTTTGAGCCAACCGGCAAAAGTCCTTTGATCGATCATCCCGATTTTAAAGAAACAACATGTCCAAAATGTGGTGGAAAAGCCAAAAGAGAAGTTGATACAATGGATACCTTTGTGGATAGCTCCTGGTATTATTTGAGATATGTGAATCCAAAGCTAGAAGACAAACCTTTCAATAAAGAAGATGTAGATAATTGGTTACCTGTAGATCAGTATATAGGTGGAGTGGAACATGCAATATTACACTTACTTTATTCAAGGTTCATTACCAAAGTTCTGAAAGATCTTGGCTATGTTAGTTTTGATGAACCATTCAAAAATCTTTTTACTCAGGGTATGATATACAGGAACGGGGCTAAGATGTCTAAATCAAAAGGTAACGTTGTGTCTCCTGAAGAAATGATAGAAAAATATGGCACTGATGCCTTGAGAACTTACATTCTTTTTATGGCTCCTCCCGAAAGGGATGCAGAATGGAATGATTCAGGCATAGAAGGGACATATAGATTCTTGAATAAGGTTTGGAATACGTACATGAAAATACAGGACAAGATAATTCATCTTGAAAATAAGCCAAATTATCCTTTGAAAAATAAATCTGAAAAGGATTTAAGAAGAAAGTTGCATCAAACTATTGAGAAAATCACGAGCGATATAGAAGGCAATTTTCAATTTAACACTGCTGTAAGTTCCCTTATGGAACTTTTGAATGAATTAAACTCATATCTAAATAACACGGACGATAAAGATTGGAACCTCAACTTACTAAAAGAATTTTCTGAAGATTTTGTATTGATGTTATCTCCTATTGCCCCTCATATAAGCGAAGAATTATGGAAGAATTTTGGAAAAGATGAGTTCATATTTAAAGCAAGTTGGCCTGAGATCGATAAAAATGCGTTAAAGGCCGAAGAAATTACGCTAGCCGTACAAATAAATGGGAAATTGAGAGCTCAGATAACGGTTGATGTTAGTTTAAACGAAGATGAAGTAAAAAGTTATGCCTTAGAAGATGACAAAGTTCAAAAATATATCTCTGGTAAAAAGATACAAAAGATCATTTATGTTCCAAAAAAGATTATAAACATAGTTGTCAAATAA
- a CDS encoding sigma-70 family RNA polymerase sigma factor encodes MNLDKLIELAQIGDNQALGIILEKFEPMVKSIVGKYYGTWLEFEDFLQIGLVGLIQAVYNFRKDANAKFSSFAYMNISSEIKSFVTYLNRNKHKVLTEAVSMENTDDEFTENADYYIESVDSEKKDFLQEYFLSKSLEQLECNEREIVELWIDGYSYQEIGDKMKINTKKVDNTIQKIKKVFARNIEEYNNIAEMFGGKYEI; translated from the coding sequence ATGAATTTGGATAAACTTATAGAACTTGCACAAATAGGGGACAACCAAGCCCTGGGCATAATTCTTGAAAAGTTTGAACCTATGGTGAAATCTATTGTTGGAAAGTATTATGGTACATGGCTGGAATTCGAAGACTTTTTACAAATAGGTTTGGTAGGTTTAATTCAAGCGGTATATAATTTCAGAAAAGATGCAAACGCTAAATTTTCAAGCTTTGCCTATATGAATATCTCTTCAGAGATTAAGTCTTTTGTCACCTACTTGAACAGAAATAAGCATAAAGTTTTAACAGAAGCTGTAAGTATGGAAAACACAGACGACGAATTTACAGAAAATGCCGATTATTATATAGAAAGCGTTGATTCTGAAAAGAAGGATTTTCTCCAGGAATACTTTTTATCAAAGAGTCTTGAACAACTCGAGTGCAACGAAAGGGAGATTGTTGAATTATGGATAGATGGATACTCATATCAAGAAATAGGGGATAAAATGAAAATAAATACAAAAAAGGTCGATAACACCATCCAGAAGATAAAAAAAGTTTTCGCAAGAAATATAGAAGAATACAATAATATAGCGGAGATGTTTGGAGGTAAGTATGAAATTTAA
- a CDS encoding pseudouridine synthase yields the protein MKLQKALQIISLSRRQSSEYILKKGVKVNGKLVKEPWYELKENNFIEFNNKKYGLSDLQKKAENKVYYLLNKPKGILCTFKDDFGRKTINDLIKGKIEERVFYVGRLDYDSSGLLLLTNDGDLANYLLRPENKVTKVYEVLVKGSPSKKELQMLEEGITLETGYKTMKSKVKILKKQKDLSLLQISLNEGKKRQIKLMIKALGYKVIELKRIKFGPWSIKEVPKPGNIKSLGSMEEVKNRLLSDF from the coding sequence ATGAAGTTACAAAAGGCTCTTCAAATAATTTCTCTGAGTAGAAGGCAATCCTCGGAATACATCTTAAAAAAAGGCGTGAAAGTCAACGGTAAATTGGTTAAAGAACCATGGTATGAATTAAAAGAAAATAATTTCATAGAATTTAACAATAAAAAATATGGTCTTTCCGATCTACAAAAGAAAGCTGAAAATAAGGTTTATTACCTTCTGAACAAACCCAAGGGAATTCTGTGTACCTTTAAAGATGATTTTGGTAGAAAAACAATAAATGATTTGATTAAAGGAAAGATCGAAGAAAGAGTTTTTTACGTAGGCCGGCTTGACTACGATTCAAGCGGCCTTTTACTTCTAACAAACGATGGAGATTTAGCCAATTATTTGTTAAGACCTGAAAATAAGGTCACAAAAGTTTATGAGGTATTGGTAAAAGGTTCACCGTCAAAAAAGGAATTACAAATGTTGGAAGAAGGTATCACACTTGAAACCGGGTATAAAACGATGAAATCCAAGGTAAAAATTTTGAAAAAACAAAAAGATCTATCCCTTTTACAAATCAGTTTAAACGAAGGCAAAAAAAGGCAGATAAAACTCATGATAAAAGCTTTAGGTTATAAAGTTATAGAATTAAAAAGGATCAAGTTTGGGCCATGGAGTATCAAAGAAGTTCCTAAGCCTGGGAATATAAAATCCTTGGGAAGTATGGAAGAGGTGAAAAATAGACTTTTATCAGACTTTTAA
- the scpB gene encoding SMC-Scp complex subunit ScpB translates to MAESKIDVEIRMIEALIFSTPNGVSFKEISKRLKIKEEELRHYLEEIELHYMGDQHGVELIKNGNKYRFEIKPEIKSMIFPNPRKLELTQTQFEVLAILFMNGDSRIVEIEQIRGKNSYYQLKKLMEYDLIKKSKKKNRAYYHLTEKFYEFLPDKTLKKLEEMKKNEVTKGSSNNFSE, encoded by the coding sequence ATGGCTGAAAGTAAAATAGATGTAGAAATTCGAATGATAGAAGCATTAATTTTTTCAACTCCTAACGGTGTATCTTTCAAAGAGATTTCCAAGCGTTTAAAGATAAAAGAAGAAGAATTGAGGCACTATCTTGAAGAAATAGAATTGCATTATATGGGCGACCAACACGGTGTGGAATTGATAAAAAACGGCAACAAATACAGATTTGAAATAAAACCAGAAATAAAATCTATGATCTTTCCAAATCCTCGAAAATTAGAGTTAACACAAACTCAATTCGAAGTATTAGCTATACTGTTTATGAATGGAGATAGCAGGATTGTTGAAATAGAACAAATCAGAGGTAAAAATAGTTATTACCAACTAAAGAAGTTAATGGAATACGATTTAATTAAAAAAAGTAAAAAGAAAAACCGTGCATACTACCATCTTACAGAAAAATTTTACGAATTCTTACCGGATAAAACGTTGAAAAAATTGGAGGAAATGAAGAAAAATGAAGTTACAAAAGGCTCTTCAAATAATTTCTCTGAGTAG